The segment TAATTGCACGTATCTAAAAACGGCAAGACCGCCGACAAGTTCAGCCCATATTAAAAGGAAAGCATCGCGCACTGACTTCGTTCCATTGACAACGTCTTCGATGTGCGTGTAGGGACAAGCGGTGGCCTCTTCCCAATTCATAGACCACCAAATCGTCAGTACGAATAAATATACGCCATACATAGAAACACCCCAGTTATCCGCAACTAAGgtacattataattaaaacagaGAATATGTACTGAAAAAATTATAccgaaaaaatataacgttctCATAATTTGACGCTAATAGAATTGTAATTGTACATAgtattccattaaaaaatattagctGTTACGGGTAcacataaaaaaagaaaaaagaataaaattcgatacttgtatacatatacataagtaAAAACATTATTAGCttaataaatttcgtatcgaattttgtaaaatttatagagttaccaattagaaattattgacgataaattctataaacttacttattattaattcgaaaCATGCTCCGCAAAGTTCACCGGTAGCAATACCTTCTAAAAATAGGGACCTTACAAACGGATCCTGTATATAATAGTTGGTATATCTTCTCATCCAGTAAGCTATGAGACTCGTAAATACAATGTACAGTGTAGAAACTGCCAAAGCAATTATCGTTGCAGCCATGATGTTGATCGAATATAGTATGCACAAGCTCGATATCGTAAAACGgaaactaaaagaaaaaacaaaattacaaaatcatgaataaatgtttatatatgtCAATGGCTGCTGGTATAATGCACCCCATACATTACCTATACGACCGTAATCGTCGAGCTTAAAACGTGCGCACATATAGTGGGAATTGGGAAAAAGAATAACAAAACACCAtatgaaagtaaaaaaatatcttaaagaGGCTCTGCGAGAGCAACGGAGTAaagtaaatgaataatatcggtaaattttgttaaaaacttAATACGCTTCATGCCAAATAGAATGCAAACGATTATTCGTGGAAAGGGCaatcttacaaaatattaattgtaatataaattgatGATCTATCGTAATGTGAATTTTCGATTGTCATAAGTTACAAAGTACCGCAGTTAACTCTTTCATTTTGTTACGTTTATTACTGCTAACATTGTTGTATAACGTACGATCATCCGTatatcaatttaattattaacacaaaGAACACAGTCTTCCCCATTTTCACGTTCATACTATACGAATACTTTTAATCCAGGCTGCCTATATCGTGGCCCAAACTACAAGCATAACAAGAAATCATAATGCAATTATTGTCGATATTTCGTATACTAAAAAAGTTGTTAAAAACAATCTACCACAATAATTTAGTCGTACTATTGCAGTAACAATGCGCGAGTATATTGTTACGTGTATTctgatttagaaaaataatgtatttagCATCAAAATATAGTTAACTTTAAGTTTATaagttattacacattaacattataatagatgtatgtatatacaaaatataggaACATTATGCAACAGCAAAATATTACGCAAAACAGCATTCGACAAACTATGGTTTCAAGTGATTCTAGTGAACGTAATATAAACTTACATATTTACCACcaaatttcattcgtttttcTCATCTCTTCCCGAGTAAACATTCACACAATGCTTGTAAATCTATTTCTCgatctcttcctttctttcgcgCACAGTAAGATTTTGCTTAGCTGTTATTTAAAACCATCGAGtgtaattgaatatatttgTGTGAATATGTCGCGTAGCTTTAAATAGCTGGTCTCCCAAATTACCTGGTTGTACATCCGCATCACGTTAGATATCGAATATGTTTCAAAATAATCTTATGACGAAACTGAACAGTGGGACAATTTTTCGTAAATATGAATAACAATTATACCTGTCACCAAGTATTATTCGATTGTTTTGCAACTAACTAGAAGCatttcattcgttttatttattcaatttacttATTCATATCGTTACTTTGATTCGTATTTCAAAAATCGAAAAGCAAATTTATGTACGCGTGTAGAAGAATTACAACctttaaagaataatttgaTCTGATgggttataaatttttaatttcgtaacATTCGTTTGTTTCCAAACAATTCAGACTACCGAATGCAGTAAATTCTACACCATAACGACATTGATACAGTTAGTTGGCCTGAATTGTAACGAAATGAAATCGGTATGCCCGAATGGAAGTACGAATTTAACGCTCAACCGATCAACTAAATACTTAGTTTTACGTATTTAAATTACTAAATGTTTTGACTACTTGagattacaaaaatatctttaaagcgcaaatgataaataaattctataatacgATTGTCTATTTCTGATTAACACAAAGATAATCGTtataaaagcaaataaaaCTTTCAGTGTATATAGTTATGATTGGatgtttttattcgttttatgaAGTATAAACTACATTTATTACATAGGTAAATGATTCCATGTTTATTTATGAGTGTGGACTAACTTTAtcattgtaaaaaagaaagtaacatttatttacaaGAATCAAATGACTCTCCTTTGTGCTTTTTGGCCACTTGAGAATCATCTTGATTCTCAGTTTTTATCATTAACCTGGAAATCCGTTTTGACTTTAAGTAGGACATTGTTTCGCTTGATGatctacgataaaaattaattaatcaaagttTGTCGGTTTTATCGCagaataatatgtatttaacaatagtttaaattgtaaaattttgtatttacctTGGATGCGGAGTCTTAGTCTCAGTAAACATTTCTGTTGAATTACTTTCGGATGAATTAGAACTTGTACATGGAGAATACGGAATGATCTGGTATGTAGTTCTACCAACTACCTCAGTAGTTGGTTCTGTATTTTCTGTTTGATTTGGCATATTATTACTAATACGATTTTCCCCATCTAGTATAGGCTTTTTCTTATCTTCGACATCTGTTTTCACAGATTTTATATCGACGTGATTCTCAGCCTTAGTTTTCAGTTTACCATCTTGCGTGGGAAAATTTACAGTTGGTATTGTTATGTTTCTATCTCCTTTTCCTGCGATCATTAAGTTAATCAATAGTTTAGAGAGTTCTTCCCTTTTCCTTGTTACAACTATTTCCTCGAACCAATTTTTCAGTGTCTTTATTGGCAACGTATAATCTTTAATGGGATtctggaataaaaatttattattgtacaatttgtAATGCTACCTCGTCTACCAATTATACCAATGATAtaagttaaaaaaataaaccTACTTTAAAGAAGCTCTCTACATATTGTAATACATATAATCCGCAATCAGTGAAATTTGATTGCTGAGGAACTTTCAACGATGCTCCTTTAATAGTATCTTTCGAAAACACTTTCTCATTTCCCATTTTTGCAACATACTCACAGCTTAAGTAATCCCTTAACGTAGCTACTACGCGTGCTCTACTTGCCCCCGCAAGAGagtcaaatattaatatgcaGGGTctacaaaaaaaataaaataaaaatatgaaataaatatagtatCCTATTTGAAACTTCACTTGTTTCAAAAGTATATGCAAATACTTACACTTTTATATTCTCTTTCTCCTGTTGTATATTTGGTTCGACATTCGGAGATAAACCTTTATTTTCTGCATTTTCTGATTCATCCTACATTAGAAATTGCCAATAGCATATACTttgatacatttataatttgttataatcTATATTAAAACATAACTTAGTTTGCGGCACACTTACATCATCTTCGCTATCCATCTCCATTTCTTCGTCATCACCTTCAGCTTCGTCTCTTTCTGAACCATCATCACCTTGATCTATAGTCACAGTAGTTGTCACTGGTTTGAGAGTTGTACTTCCAATCGTAACAGCTTGTAGTTTTACTTCCTTTAATGTTTTACTTTTTTGTACAGTCTTGCGAACATCATTTTCGTCGCTTCGTTTTGGCTGTGCAAAAACTTTACCCACTAAACCAGGGAAACAGATAATAGCCAAAAACCAATGGGCactgtaatattattaatgggCACATCATAAATGtcatttggaaatattttagattaaATAGAGACATAGAAACGGAATTGAGCATTTGAGAAAGATAACTACTTACTGTTCATTTATAGGTATTATAATGAAATCTTTCTCAAATATGTTAACGTTTTTCGTCCACTTTTGTACTCTTGCGTGTCTCTTGGCAGCGGGTGAAAGAGGTACATTACTTTCACCTGCTTGAGCATGTGGACTTGTTaatcgtttataaaaatatgaactgAATACATGAGTTCTATGTTGATCAGATTCTGATAACACCTCCAATgtcaaatattttagataGAAGTCTATAATTACATCGTTTAAAAACTGATCCTCCCCAAGACATAAATAATCCTCAGTATTAATCGCTATACCGCCTTTTGCAGGTGGTGGAGGATATACAGTTATTCTGTAAATAACAAATCGTACATTATACGAAAAGTGAAAACTGTTAATTGTAAAAAGGAAATGTTTCAAACAAAAGTGGAGAATATTAGGAGGAACAGATTATGTTAACATTTATTTGACCAACTTTGAAGAATATCCCGAGAATGAAGAAGTTTCAATATTAGTTATagaaactataaatataataaaaggtagaagtttcaatttaaaaaattaattgtaactATCAACTTGTTcctaagtaaaataaaaataaagaaaaaagaaatagtataaatatgattatttattctaattctataattaaatttgtttcttaCGTTTGTATACCACCATTGACATTTGAATTAGTTGTCGT is part of the Bombus fervidus isolate BK054 chromosome 7, iyBomFerv1, whole genome shotgun sequence genome and harbors:
- the Aqp gene encoding aquaporin isoform X1 — encoded protein: MFTREEMRKTNEIWCFRFTISSLCILYSINIMAATIIALAVSTLYIVFTSLIAYWMRRYTNYYIQDPFVRSLFLEGIATGELCGACFELIIIADNWGVSMYGVYLFVLTIWWSMNWEEATACPYTHIEDVVNGTKSVRDAFLLIWAELVGGLAVFRYVQLLWALEIVSTHKHKAFEDCTTDLQVPVIFGAFIECVATCIYRVVSRGLSEINSKISVILDSFVGTTLVIAAFDYSGGYFNPALATSLKYGCLGTSFMEHVIVYWVGACAGSIASLRVYRLPFVQRYVEQYKEKAL